The sequence TAACTCGCCAAACGCGCTGTTAATTCCTTCGCTGGCAAGCTCAACAGCATCCATGGCAATTCCTGCAACCTGCGGAGCCAGTTCGGATACCTGTTGATGATATTGGTTTAGCAGTTGCTGCTGTTGTGTGTTCAGCGACATAGTATTGCCGTTAAAGGTAGCCCCGGTTCCATCCAGTACCAGAGGTTGATTGTCCTGGGTCGACAGAGTCAGAATGCCTTTTTCAAGACTGAGATCGCCTTTAAGATTAACATTACAATCGGTCGCTATAGCGGATGAGCTGATAACAAGCAGTGAAGCGAGCAGTGTTTTCATCGGTATTCCTCAATTCATATTAAAAATTATTCTACAGTGTCGGATACAGCAACCCTTATGCCAAAAATCTAACCTGTTGTTTCTAAATGGGTTGTGCTCTTTGTCAGGACGGTGATAACAGAGCCTTTTGGTCAATATCACAATTTAGTGGGCGTTTGAGCCATACATCAAAGCTGCGCAAAAAATTGATCTGGTGCACTGATCAGTTAGCACTTTTACGGCATAATAGACTCATATTCATCGTTTGAGGCATATTTATGGGAAATTGGGTTGAAGCAATTTTATTTGGTCTGGCATTGTTGGCTTTTGTGCTCGGTGTCAGCAGCATTATCATGGCCATGACGTATAAACCGGCTGCCGCCGATGTACAGATGAAATCTAAAGTAGAATATGGCTTTTTCGGGGTGAGTGGGCTGGTATTAGGTTTGCTGTTTGTCTACGCCCTTTAGATGAGCTTCAGACTCAGTTTAAAAAGGCGCCATCGGCGCCTTTTTAAAACACTTTTATCGGGCATGGTGATAGGTATCTATGCCGAACAACTTGTACAACCAGCAAATACCGGTTGATGCGGTAGTCCAGAGCGCCAGGCCGACAACAACCAGAACAATACTGACTGCGGCAGGAAATATACCTTCCACTGCCACTGCCAGTAAAATGCATGACAGCACTGAGCGGATTAAGGTATCCCAGACACCCACATTGTCTTTATCTTGCATCATCTTATCTCCTCGTCATTTTGCCTGAGTATGTTCCGGTAAAGACCACGATGCTTTGACCAGGATCAATTTGCTCAATATCCCTGATTAAAAAGGGGTATAAGTTGTTCCAGATCAAAGTTGCGTCTTGTATGCCACTCTTAATAAAGTAGTAGTCAGTTTTGTCTGCACTTGCCAATAGCATTAACAACTTTATGGGAAAAGTATGAATTTTGACCAGATTGTCGATCGTAAGCCCACCTTCTCTTTCAAGTGGCAGAAGTATAAGGGCCAGGATGTTTTGCCTATGTGGGTGGCGGATACTGAGTTCAGATGTGCTCAGCCTATTCTCGATGCCCTGACTAAACGTATTGAACATGGGGTACTGGGCTATACTCTTCCTGCCCAATACGAACCGGCAAAACAGGCGGTGGCAGATTGGCTAAGCCGACGTTATGACTGGCAAATTGAGCTGGACTGGATAGTGTGGATGCCTGGCGTGGTACCAGGTTTTAATGTGGCCTGTAAGGCATGTTGTGAACCCGGTGATAAAGTGATGATCCAGGTGCCTAACTACCCGCCTTTGTTGGCGGCACCACAATTAAATCAACTGCAGCGAGCGGATATACCGACCCTAGAACAGGACGGACGCTGGATGCTGGACTTTGACGAGCTGGAAAAGCAGGCCGCCGATCCGGCAACTAAGCTGTTTGTATTGTGTAATCCAATGAATCCGGTCGGCACGGTGTTAACTGAGCAGGAGTTAGCCCGTGTTGCAGATATCTGTCAGCGTAATGGGGTCACGCTGTGCAGCGATGAAATTCACTGTGATCTGATTCTTGATGATCAGGCTTCGCACCTTCCTGCCGGCAAACTCGAAGCGCTGAAATCCAACAGCATTACCCTGATGGCGGCCAGTAAAACCTTTAATATTGCCGGGCTTGGTGCGGCCTTTGCGATTATCCCTGATGCCCGCTTGCGTCGTCAGTTCAATCAGGCGGCGATGGGTATTGTGCCCTGGGTCAATGTGCTTGGGTTGTATGCTACTGAAGCCGCCTTTACCCAATGTGATGACTGGTATGAGGCGCAGCTGGATTATTTGCGTGGCAACAGAGATTATCTGGTCGAGCAAATCAACCAAATTGAGGGGTTGCAGCTGATTTCTCCCCAGGCGACGTTTTTAGCCTGGATCGATGCCAGTGGCCTGGGGATGGATAATCCACAGCGATGGTTCGAAGACCGGGGAGTCGGTCCTTCACCCGGAGCAGATTTTGGTGATAAACAGTTTGTGCGGATAAATTTCGGCAGTCCCCGTGAATATTTACGCGAGGCCATTAACCGTATAAAGCGGTGTGACTGACGCTGATCCTGTTGATCAGAGCTTTATCATTAGGCATTTTTGCCGATAAAAAAGCTGGTGATGATCTGCAACTGTCCTGTGCGGGAGAATGAGAATATGATTAGAACGTTGTTTGGTGCATGTTTACTGGCTGTGGCAGCCGTGCCTGCACTTGCCCAGCAAAGCGAACTCAAAGCCGTACAGATCTATTCTCAGGATGAGTTAATCGCCATGATTAATGAAAATACCCATCTCGATCGGGTGGTGATGGATGATTGCCAGCTAGTGCAGGATATCGAAGCGCGGGCGACAACGCTGAAACTGCCTGCTTATCAGTTTCTGTGGGGAGATATGCTGGCCTGGGGAGTGTGTCTTAAAGCCGACCCGGAACGGGGGATACACTATATGCATGAGGCTGCCGAGCAAGGCCTGCCTGCCGCAATGGAACAATTAGGCCGCTACTATGCCGTGGGCCGGTTGGTGCAGCAGGATATCGACAGGGCTATCGTTTTCTTAAGAGAAGCCGGTAGTCTGGGTAATCTCAAAGCGCAGTTACGGTTGGCTGAATTGTTTATCGAGGGCCATGGCAGCCCCTATGACTATGAAGATACCTACCACTGGCTATATAACGCGATTACTGACGACAAAGCCGTGCACCAGCAAATTGCCCGTTGTCTGCAGGAACTTGAAAAGCTGATGCATCCCAAGGTGGTGCGCAAGGCCCGTCGTCCGCTTAATTCCTGAGTTCGTCAGGTTGTGGAAATTGTGCAATCATTCGGGCCCTGAATTCGTTATACTGTGCGTTAAATATTCAGAAAATAACGGAAACTAGCATTGCCAACGCAACACGATGACCCCTATTACCAGCGCGAAAAAGAAAAATACGACAATCCGGTAGCCAGCCGGGAATATCTCCTTAAGCTCCTGACCGATGAAAACAAGCCCCTTTCCATGCTGGAAATTTGTGAGTTGGTGGGTGCCGAAGATGAAGAGAGCCGTATTGGTATTCAGCGCCGCTTAAGGGCCATGGAGCGGGAAGGGCAGATTCTGTTTAACCGTAA comes from Lacimicrobium alkaliphilum and encodes:
- a CDS encoding YgaP family membrane protein — protein: MMQDKDNVGVWDTLIRSVLSCILLAVAVEGIFPAAVSIVLVVVGLALWTTASTGICWLYKLFGIDTYHHAR
- a CDS encoding MalY/PatB family protein, producing the protein MNFDQIVDRKPTFSFKWQKYKGQDVLPMWVADTEFRCAQPILDALTKRIEHGVLGYTLPAQYEPAKQAVADWLSRRYDWQIELDWIVWMPGVVPGFNVACKACCEPGDKVMIQVPNYPPLLAAPQLNQLQRADIPTLEQDGRWMLDFDELEKQAADPATKLFVLCNPMNPVGTVLTEQELARVADICQRNGVTLCSDEIHCDLILDDQASHLPAGKLEALKSNSITLMAASKTFNIAGLGAAFAIIPDARLRRQFNQAAMGIVPWVNVLGLYATEAAFTQCDDWYEAQLDYLRGNRDYLVEQINQIEGLQLISPQATFLAWIDASGLGMDNPQRWFEDRGVGPSPGADFGDKQFVRINFGSPREYLREAINRIKRCD
- a CDS encoding tetratricopeptide repeat protein, which translates into the protein MIRTLFGACLLAVAAVPALAQQSELKAVQIYSQDELIAMINENTHLDRVVMDDCQLVQDIEARATTLKLPAYQFLWGDMLAWGVCLKADPERGIHYMHEAAEQGLPAAMEQLGRYYAVGRLVQQDIDRAIVFLREAGSLGNLKAQLRLAELFIEGHGSPYDYEDTYHWLYNAITDDKAVHQQIARCLQELEKLMHPKVVRKARRPLNS